The Thermanaerovibrio acidaminovorans DSM 6589 genome contains a region encoding:
- the purL gene encoding phosphoribosylformylglycinamidine synthase subunit PurL has translation MNPEQVGLDRQEWEHLKGVLGREPNELELRMVGVMWSEHCSYKSTRKLLAKLPKEGRHVVGGEGENAGIVRLSDRLGLAFKVESHNHPSAVSPYEGAATGVGGIIRDILAMGARPIMSMDGLFFGDSDSPKAKHIREKVVEGIGGYGNAVGVPTVGGLTIYDPCYEDNPLVNAFCAGVVELDRLCSSKTARPGMRVVVLGARTGRDGIAGASFASTELKDHGASNKPQIQIGDPFYEKLLIEACLELLNQGVIQAMQDMGAAGLLSSSSEVAHKSGNGIDIHCDRIPLREEMEPWEIFLSESQERMLIICLPEDLPRLSATAEKWGLEWADVGEITDTGVYRVFRDQRLIAQLPVSILGGDSPAKDWPSAPPTRPRPRRDEELLSSQDAADRLRSLLSQRSLMDHSWIYEQYDSMVQLRTVLGPGNPVSALWMRDVGTLVCSMEANPWMCQEDPFNGTALVAASTLRALGVAGAEAMGMTNCLNFPSPEVSHQYWELQRSVEGLAWAARELDCPVVSGNVSLYNESPSSRIMPSPLIVSVGLVPQGEGWLKPNEIPEGAAICLVGSSSGTVGSLYGSLFGPGGSEIAFAPDLERRFIGNAMRTARSGLCLAGRPVTRGGWLSSLVKSLAPLSLGARLDIDWPSPEGYLFGEGGPMAIYFVEPQRVRELAGIWSGFEFRPIGVVTGRATLDLGGCQLNLSDLGSLRGVRG, from the coding sequence ACAAGTCCACCAGGAAGCTACTGGCCAAGTTGCCCAAAGAGGGAAGACACGTGGTGGGGGGCGAAGGGGAGAACGCGGGGATAGTAAGGCTCTCCGATCGTCTGGGCCTCGCATTCAAGGTGGAGAGCCACAACCACCCCTCGGCGGTGTCCCCCTACGAGGGTGCCGCCACCGGTGTGGGGGGCATAATAAGGGACATACTGGCCATGGGGGCCAGGCCCATCATGTCCATGGACGGCCTATTCTTCGGGGACTCCGACTCGCCCAAGGCCAAGCACATCCGGGAGAAGGTGGTGGAGGGCATAGGGGGCTACGGGAACGCGGTGGGGGTCCCCACCGTGGGGGGTCTCACCATATACGACCCCTGCTACGAGGACAACCCGCTGGTTAACGCCTTCTGCGCCGGGGTGGTGGAACTGGACAGGCTCTGCAGCAGCAAGACCGCCCGTCCCGGCATGAGGGTGGTAGTGTTGGGGGCCAGAACGGGAAGGGACGGCATCGCCGGCGCCTCCTTCGCCTCCACGGAGCTCAAGGACCACGGGGCCTCCAACAAGCCCCAGATCCAGATAGGGGACCCGTTCTACGAAAAGCTACTCATAGAGGCCTGCCTCGAGCTCCTGAACCAGGGGGTCATCCAGGCCATGCAGGATATGGGGGCCGCGGGGCTCCTGTCCTCCTCCAGCGAGGTGGCCCACAAGAGCGGCAACGGCATAGACATCCACTGCGACAGGATCCCCCTCCGGGAGGAAATGGAGCCCTGGGAGATCTTCCTATCCGAGTCCCAGGAGAGGATGCTCATCATCTGCCTTCCCGAGGATCTGCCCAGGCTCTCCGCCACGGCGGAGAAGTGGGGCCTCGAGTGGGCGGACGTGGGGGAGATCACGGACACGGGGGTTTACCGGGTGTTCAGGGATCAGCGGCTTATCGCCCAGCTTCCGGTGAGCATCCTGGGGGGCGACTCTCCCGCCAAGGACTGGCCCTCCGCCCCACCAACCCGACCCCGTCCGAGGAGGGATGAGGAACTCCTCTCCTCCCAGGATGCGGCGGACCGCCTACGATCCCTCCTATCCCAGCGAAGCCTGATGGACCACTCCTGGATATACGAGCAGTACGACTCCATGGTGCAGCTGAGGACCGTCCTGGGCCCCGGGAATCCGGTAAGCGCCCTCTGGATGAGGGATGTGGGGACCCTGGTCTGCTCCATGGAGGCCAACCCATGGATGTGCCAGGAGGACCCGTTCAACGGCACCGCCCTGGTGGCGGCCTCCACGCTTAGGGCTCTGGGGGTGGCGGGGGCGGAAGCCATGGGCATGACCAACTGTCTGAACTTCCCCTCCCCAGAGGTGTCTCATCAGTACTGGGAGCTTCAGAGATCCGTGGAGGGCCTGGCCTGGGCCGCCCGGGAGCTGGACTGCCCCGTGGTGTCCGGCAACGTGAGCCTCTACAACGAGAGCCCCTCCTCCAGGATCATGCCCTCCCCGCTCATAGTATCCGTTGGGCTGGTCCCCCAGGGTGAGGGGTGGCTCAAGCCCAATGAGATCCCGGAGGGGGCAGCCATATGCCTTGTGGGGTCCAGCTCGGGCACCGTGGGCAGCCTCTACGGCAGCCTGTTCGGCCCCGGGGGCTCCGAGATCGCATTCGCCCCCGATCTCGAGAGGCGTTTCATCGGGAACGCCATGAGGACCGCCAGATCTGGCCTGTGCCTGGCCGGGAGGCCGGTCACCCGGGGAGGGTGGCTGTCGTCTCTGGTCAAGTCCCTGGCCCCCCTGAGTCTGGGGGCCCGCTTAGACATCGACTGGCCCTCTCCCGAGGGTTACCTCTTCGGAGAAGGGGGGCCAATGGCCATCTACTTCGTGGAGCCCCAAAGGGTACGGGAGCTGGCCGGGATATGGAGCGGCTTCGAGTTCCGGCCCATTGGGGTGGTAACGGGAAGGGCCACGCTGGATCTAGGGGGTTGCCAGCTTAACCTATCGGACCTGGGATCCCTCCGGGGGGTGAGGGGCTGA